Sequence from the Candidatus Krumholzibacteriota bacterium genome:
ATATAATGCCCGTATATCTGATTTCGGCCGTGATCCTTACAGCGGCCGTCCCGGTCTGCGGGGAAAGATTGACAGGTCATCCCGCGCGGAGTTACCTGTATTGTCTTCTTATGGCAGCCGTCTGCCAGCTGGCCGGGCATACCGTCTTCAACTGGGCTCTGAAAAGAGTAAAAGCGGCCGTTGTGACCCTTTCGATCCTCGGAGAACCGGTAGGAACGACCCTGCTGGCCTTTCTGATACTTGACAAGACCCCGGCTGCTGCGGAAATGGCAGGAGGGGTGTTTGTACTGGCCGGGATATTCACGGCGATCTATTGTAATCCTGGAGTGACGGTGGCGCGCCGGGCGAAGCAGGTCCGATCATAAGGTTATAAGTATTTCCTTTATTTCTTCTATAAGTGCCCTGTCACCCTGCCATATCCTGATGAATTCCTCAAAAGATTCGCGGGCTTTTTCCTTTTGCCCCATTCGCATCCTCGTGTGACCGAGGTAGTACAGAGCCCTGGCCGGAAAATCTTCTTTTTTTATGAGTTTTTCAAGCAGTTTAACCCCATCTTCAAACCGGCTGGTGTTGATGTATACGATGCTCATACCAAGAGGTATGTCAGTATCGTCCGGATCGAGCATGTAAGCCCTGTCCCAGTATTCGAGAGCCTTTTCATAATTACCTGTCTTCATATATGTGTTGGCTATCCCGATCAGGGGACGCGAATCGTTCTTATCCTTGAAGATGGCGAGCTGAAAATATTTTTCCGCTTTCGAGAAATCTTTCAACTCGAAACAGGCATAGCCGAGATATGTGTAGAGTTCGCCGTCGGATCTGCCATTCTCTCCCGCAAAGTGCAGGGTCTCCAGGGCGTCTTCATACATGTGTCTCGCGACCATGACCTTTCCCAGGAGCATCAGAAGGTCTTTATCGGTCGGGTAAGTATACCTGATCGAGAGGAGTTGCGCGTACGCTTCAGTGTAGTTACCCTGTTCATAGTAAGCTTCGGCGAGTATGAGATTGCCGCGAAGATCCCTCGTTGATATGTTCAGGGCGATAGTTGAATATTTTTCGGCTGTTTTGTACTGTTTCTGCCTGAGGGCGCATGAAGCCAGGCCCAGGTACGGGGTGAAGAAATTCTTCCTTAAGGCGATCGCCATATTATACGATTTTTTCGCTTCAGATATCCTGTCCTGTGCTTCAAGAGCCTGTCCCAGGGCGGCATGGATCTCGGGGTCGGAGTTTCCGGTCTTCGCCGCTTCCTTTAGATAGAATTCCGCTTTGCTGAACCTTTCGAGTTCGAGCATGGCAATTCCCAGATTATAATTGGTCTCAGTGTCATCGGGCCTTTCCTTCAGGACCAGTTCCCAATTTTTGACGGCCAGGTCGAGATCTCCCTTTTCGGCGTAATCAACGCCAAGATTATAATGTTTCAGAGTATCGTCGGAACAGGAAGAGAAGAGCCAGGTCGCCAGGACAATCGTCAATATAAGGATTCCCGAAATATTCCTTTTTAAGTTCATCTTCGAATATCCTTTCTGGAGAGGCGGATTTTAATCTGATTACAATATAATGTAAAAAATATCTGATCAAAAGAAGATTTAACAGGTGCCAGGACGCGAAATAGCCATATTTTGAACATATAAATTCATTTGTTTGGTTTGGAAGCTTTAGAGAGGACTTTCAAATTATAGTTGACTTTTTGCTTTATAGGTGTAAAGTGTTCTCTTGTATTCGTTATTTTTTTTTGCGCGTTACCAGGTAATACGGGTCAACAAGACGAGAGGTAAGTGGTTAAATGCTTGAAAAAGAAGTGTGTTACGAAGCCACTCTCGATCATGATTTTCTTGATGAGATCTATTCGCTACCGGGAGGGAAAGAGATCAAGAGGTGCATCCAGTGCGGAACATGCACTGGGTCCTGCCCGCAGGCATGTCAGATGGATCACGCGCCGCGGAAGATCTTTTCACTGATCCGGGCGGGATTTCGAGATGAAGTACTCCGGTCGAACACGGTATGGCTCTGTTCTTCATGCTATTCCTGCGCCGTGAGATGTCCCAAGGAGATCAAGATCACCGATGTGATGTATGCGCTCAAGAGGCTTGCCATCAAGGAAGGAAAAGCGAAAAGAGGAAAGAAGGCGACGATCCTTTCCAGGAACTTCGTTGGGATGGTCAACAAATATGGCCGGAATCACGAGACTGAACTGATGACAAGATATATCCTCGCGGCAGAACCGTTCAACCTGTTTAGTTTCGTCCCGCAGGGGATGAAACTGTTCGTAAACGGACGCCTGCCTGTCATGCCTCACAAGATCAGGAATCTCGATCAGCTGAGAAAGATAATGGAAAAAGTCGAAGAGCTGGGGGAGATATAGATGAAATATACATATTATCCAGGCTGTTCAGTCAAGGCCACCGCGAATCTCTACCAGGAATCGATCGACGCGATCGCGCCCGTTATCGGGATCGAGCTCGAGGAACTCGATGACTGGAACTGCTGCGGCGCCACTGCCTATATGTCAGTGAGAGAATTGATGAGTTTCGCGATCTCGGCTAGAAACCTTGCTCTGGCGGAAAAGCATCACCGTGACCTGGTCACTCCATGCAGCGCCTGTTACCTGGTCCTTAACAAGACCAATCATTATTTCGAAGAATATCCAGATATGAGGAAAAAACTCGGTCAGGCACTGGAAGCCGGGGGCCTGAGTTACAGCGGTAATATCAGGGTCCGACACATACTCGATGTCATAGTAAACGACATAGGTATGGAGAGGATCTCATCGCTTGTAAAGAAGAGACTCGACGGGCTCAAGGTAGCTCCCTACTATGGCTGCCAGATCGTAAGGCCGGAAATGGGTTTTGACGATCCGGACGATCCGCAGTCTATGGACGTTCTTATAGAGACACTTGGAGCCGAAGCGGTGAAGTATTCCATGAAGACGAAGTGCTGCGGCGCCTCTCTCATGGGGACCGAGGAGAAGATGGCACTCAAACTCTGCCGGGAATTGCTTATGGACGCGGAGAATAACGGAGCGCACTGCATAATCACTCTCTGCCCTCTTTGCCAGATGAACCTCGATATATATCAATCCAAAGTGAACAGTCTTTTTAAAACGAAATTCAATATCCCTGTCATTTACTTTTCGCAACTGATAGGCCTGGCCCTGGGAATCAAATCATCGGAGCTGGGGATGAAACGTCTTGGTGTCAAAGTATCCGGAGAAATGAAAAGAATTATTGAGGGAGCGTGAAATGGCTGTACGCATAGGTGTTTACATCTGCCACTGCGGGACTAACATCGCCGGCAAGGTCAATATCGACGAGGTCGTCGAATTTACCAGGAGCCTCGAGAATGTTTCGCTCGTGAGAGATTACAAATTCATGTGTTCTGATCCCGGTCAGGCTCTCCTTCAGAAAGATGTAGAGGATGGTCTGATCGACAGAGTCGTAGTCGCCTCGTGTTCTCCTCTCATGCACGAGAACACATTCAGGAAGGCGACCGAGAGGGGCGGATTGAATCCGTACCTCTTCACGATGGCTAATATAAGGGAACAGTGTTCCTGGGTGCATATCGATTCAGATCGGACGACTGATAAAGCGAAAGATCTGATATCGGCAGCGGTAAGAAGGGCGTTCCTGCTCGAGCCGCTGACGAAACGGGAAGTTCCGATCAATCCGAGGACTGTCGTCATAGGGGGGGGTATTGCAGGCATTCAGGCTGCCCTCGATCTCGCCGAAGCTGGCAAGGAAGTCGTGCTTGTCGAAAGAGAACCTTCGATCGGGGGGCATATGGCGAAGTTCGACAAGACGTTCCCGACCCTCGACTGCTCCGCCTGTATTCTCACGCCGAGGATGGTCTCCGTAGGGCAGCATCCGAAGATAGAATTGATGACGTATTCCGAGGTAGAGGATGTCAGCGGATATGTCGGCAATTTCAATATCCGCGTGAGAAAAAAAGCGAGGTATGTCGATCCGGAACTCTGCAACGGATGCGGAGCATGCTGGGAGAAATGTCCAGGTACGAGGGTCCCGAGAAAAGGGAATGTGCACGAAAAACTCTCCCTCGGACCGACCACATCGATATATATGCCTTTCATGCAGGCAGTCCCCGCTATTCCCGTCATTGATACGACGACATGTCTTTACTTCAAGGATGACAAGCACGCCTGCGGCCTCTGCGCCAAGGAATGCGAAAGAGGCGCTATCAAATATGACATGGAAGACGAACTTGTCGATTTTGAAGTGGGAAATATAATCCTGGCGACCGGATTCCAGACATTCGATCCGTCAGTGATTACACGCTATGGATACGGGAAGTTGGATAACATCATGACAGCGATCGAATTCGAGATCATGAACTGCGCGTCGGGATCGACGGGCGGAAAGATCCAGATGGCTGACGGCAGCGAACCGAAATCGATCGGTATAGTCCATTGCGTGGGAAGCAGGGATAACCATTATCATGATTATTGTTCGAGAGTATGCTGCATGTATTCCCTGAAGTATTCGCATCTGATCAAGGAAAAGACCGATGCCGAAGTATACGAGTTCTATATCGATATGAGGTGTTTCGGTAAAGGGTACGAGGAGTTCTATGACAGGCTTCTCACTGAGGATGTAAGGTTCATCAGG
This genomic interval carries:
- a CDS encoding tetratricopeptide repeat protein; this translates as MNLKRNISGILILTIVLATWLFSSCSDDTLKHYNLGVDYAEKGDLDLAVKNWELVLKERPDDTETNYNLGIAMLELERFSKAEFYLKEAAKTGNSDPEIHAALGQALEAQDRISEAKKSYNMAIALRKNFFTPYLGLASCALRQKQYKTAEKYSTIALNISTRDLRGNLILAEAYYEQGNYTEAYAQLLSIRYTYPTDKDLLMLLGKVMVARHMYEDALETLHFAGENGRSDGELYTYLGYACFELKDFSKAEKYFQLAIFKDKNDSRPLIGIANTYMKTGNYEKALEYWDRAYMLDPDDTDIPLGMSIVYINTSRFEDGVKLLEKLIKKEDFPARALYYLGHTRMRMGQKEKARESFEEFIRIWQGDRALIEEIKEILITL
- a CDS encoding 4Fe-4S dicluster domain-containing protein — encoded protein: MLEKEVCYEATLDHDFLDEIYSLPGGKEIKRCIQCGTCTGSCPQACQMDHAPRKIFSLIRAGFRDEVLRSNTVWLCSSCYSCAVRCPKEIKITDVMYALKRLAIKEGKAKRGKKATILSRNFVGMVNKYGRNHETELMTRYILAAEPFNLFSFVPQGMKLFVNGRLPVMPHKIRNLDQLRKIMEKVEELGEI
- a CDS encoding CoB--CoM heterodisulfide reductase iron-sulfur subunit B family protein, whose amino-acid sequence is MKYTYYPGCSVKATANLYQESIDAIAPVIGIELEELDDWNCCGATAYMSVRELMSFAISARNLALAEKHHRDLVTPCSACYLVLNKTNHYFEEYPDMRKKLGQALEAGGLSYSGNIRVRHILDVIVNDIGMERISSLVKKRLDGLKVAPYYGCQIVRPEMGFDDPDDPQSMDVLIETLGAEAVKYSMKTKCCGASLMGTEEKMALKLCRELLMDAENNGAHCIITLCPLCQMNLDIYQSKVNSLFKTKFNIPVIYFSQLIGLALGIKSSELGMKRLGVKVSGEMKRIIEGA
- a CDS encoding CoB--CoM heterodisulfide reductase iron-sulfur subunit A family protein; amino-acid sequence: MAVRIGVYICHCGTNIAGKVNIDEVVEFTRSLENVSLVRDYKFMCSDPGQALLQKDVEDGLIDRVVVASCSPLMHENTFRKATERGGLNPYLFTMANIREQCSWVHIDSDRTTDKAKDLISAAVRRAFLLEPLTKREVPINPRTVVIGGGIAGIQAALDLAEAGKEVVLVEREPSIGGHMAKFDKTFPTLDCSACILTPRMVSVGQHPKIELMTYSEVEDVSGYVGNFNIRVRKKARYVDPELCNGCGACWEKCPGTRVPRKGNVHEKLSLGPTTSIYMPFMQAVPAIPVIDTTTCLYFKDDKHACGLCAKECERGAIKYDMEDELVDFEVGNIILATGFQTFDPSVITRYGYGKLDNIMTAIEFEIMNCASGSTGGKIQMADGSEPKSIGIVHCVGSRDNHYHDYCSRVCCMYSLKYSHLIKEKTDAEVYEFYIDMRCFGKGYEEFYDRLLTEDVRFIRGKVAEITDVAVNDAEKGKLIVRVEDTLVGSVRRVPLDMVVLSTGLEGHDTLPAIAKKCSVSIGRDGFIIEKHPKLGPVSTATDGVFIAGACQSPKDIPDTVAQASAASSAVLSMITREKIEIEAATAEVDEEKCSGCKLCNTLCPYLAVKYDEEKGVSVVNQALCKGCGTCVAGCPSGAISAKHFEDRQIFAEIEGIFSGL